The Synechococcales cyanobacterium T60_A2020_003 genomic interval GATCGTTCAATGCCATGAGGACTCGGTAATGTCTAGAACGTACTCCTTTCGATCCTATCAGGGTGATTTCGTTTTCAGGCGAATTCTGATCGGGAAAGCTGAGTTTTGTAGTGACAAGACTGGCTTAAGCGCCCTAGCGTTCATTCAACTTGGTTCGCCCCACCGTCCTTCACAGGCAGGATGTCACTTACTGACGATACTGATTAACATGGGAAATACTGACCTTTGCAATGTAGGTTTGCAAACTGTTGGCGTTTTCTGAGTGGATACTCAACCCTCGGAGTCGATCCTCTCTTTCACTAGTTCAGTTTAGAAATTGATGTAAATCTCTTGTAGTTGCCTGATGGAGCCGTTTCCCAGGGAGAGGAGTTGGAGGTATGCAACGAACTGTTGCAATAATCCCAAAGACGACATTAAGTAATTCAGTTCATTTCCTGAATTCTTGACAATTCCAGTTTTAATGAATATGAGGACTGGGCTACTCAATGGTTTGTCCTCCGGTCATTGGTGTTTGCTGGCGATGTTCGCCACCCTCTAAATCTGTTACTAGCAACCTGGCTTTCTCTCAGCGCCTCTTCCCAGGTATTCGCAATAAACCTACAGCGAAGGTGGATGTCCTACGCCATTTAAGAAGGAGAAATTCCATGCTGAATACAACCGCGTATTCTATTGACACGATTCGTGATGAAGTGCGCCATTTAACTGAGCAAAAAGTGCTGGATCGTCACCAACCCATCTACACTACTCTATGCCGCTATTTCCCTTCGCGTGAGTGGGTTTGCATTGAGTGTGAGTTAGAGCAAAATGACTTCCTCATGCGCGATCGCATTGGCGATTTAATTGGGCAGGAAACGTGGGGTGATGATTAGATACTTGCATTTGAACCTGTACTTCATACACACAAGGTGATGTTTCCAGGGAATTGCGTAGGCGTGAGGATGTATGCGTAGTTGATTCAGCTTAGGCACAGGGTTTAAAAAACTCAGTTGAAATTTAAGATGTAATTGATACGAGTGCTAGGGTAAAGCGTAGACTACTACGTTCCCTAGCATTTTTGATATGGAGGGTCTCAAATGGAAGACAGCATGAATGATTTCCAGGATTTTCTAACACGGGACTGTGCCTACGTAGCCATTGGTGAATTTAAACCTGGAAAATTTGCAGAAGCACGGATTCTCTACGAAGAGGCTGTGTCTACCTACGCCGATGGATTTAAGGGAGCTTACCTGCTGCAAGAACCGGGGAGCGATCGCGGCATTTCCATCATTCTCTGGAAGAGTGTGGAGGATATGGAGGCGAACCAAACCGAGGTATATAATGCCATTCTGAAAAAAATGGCTCCTCTGTTTGCCCAAACCCCTGAAACCCAGATCTATGAGGTGATGTGTGCGGTACACCCTTAACGATGTCCTCTCGGCGTAGCACAATGGAAGTTGAATAGGATGCTGCCGTTTTTAGGTGTCCAACCGGATGATTCTAGACGGGCGGCTGTGTTGAATGGATCACGCTAGGGATATGGCGATCGCAATTATCACCTTCTATAAATTTGTGTCCTTGCCAGATTATGCAGAGCAGCGAGATGTTCTACATTCTCTCTGCGACCAGCAGGGCGTAAAAGGCACCATTCTCTTAGCCGAAGAGGGCATTAATGGAACTCTTGCTGGTTCTCCAGAGGCAATAGACACCGTTCTGGCTACCCTCCGCGAAGACAGCCGTTTTGCTGACTTAGACTGGAAGCGATCGCTGGCTGACAAGATGCCCTTTGAACGGCTGAAGGTAAAGCTCAAGCGTGAGATCGTCACCTTTGGCGTACCGGAGGCCAACCCGACCCACCTCGTAGGAACCTATGTGGAACCGCAGGATTGGAATGCCTTAATTTCCGATCCAGAGGTGGTGGTGATCGATACGCGCAATGAGTATGAAGTGGCGATCGGCACGTTTCAGCGGGCGAAAAATCCCAGCACCCGGTCTTTCCGTGAATTTCCAGACTACGTGCAGCAGACCCTAGATCCGACAAAGCACCGTAAAGTCGCCATGTTTTGTACGGGGGGAATTCGGTGTGAAAAGGCTTCGTCCTATATGCTTTCCCAAGGCTTTGAAGAGGTCTATCACCTGAAAGGTGGCATTCTGAAATATTTGGAAGAGGTGCCGCCCGATGAAAGCCTGTGGCAAGGCGAATGCTTTGTATTTGATCAGCGGGTAGCGGTGCAGCATGGCGTTGCTCCCGGCTCCTACGATAGCTGTCGGGGATGCGGTCGCCCGATCTCAGAGGCGGATAAAATCCATCCTGACTATGAAGAGGGGGTCTGCTGCGCCCACTGTGCGGGCAGCCTGACAGACGAGCAAAAAGCCGGACATCGAGAACGGATGCGCCAACTTCGGTATGCAGGGCGATCGCCCGCCCATTAAGGGATTAGACCAGAGGATTATCAAATTTGCGTTAACCTCCGAACCCGAACGAGACACTCTCGATTCAGGCATGGGAGAATAAGCGGCAGATACTATTCCTGATCGCCTGTTTTTTGGTTAATTACGTACAAAGCATCCCTTTGCTTCTTCGGTGCCATGCTAAAACACTTGATTTTGGTCTGCGGGGCGTCCTTAGCGTTTGTGGTTGCCCTCGGCGAGCGCAATGAAGCTCTAAAGTTCACAGCAACAGCGGTGGGTGCCTCATGCGTGAGTTTTGCCGCCACGAGTTTTTTGCTGGAACGGGAGCGCACTCGCAAAAATCAACAGGCGATCGCCGAAGCCTATTTAGAATTTCTCCGTACCTTAGATCAGCAGCGATTCACCCCAAAAACGCCCTGTCGCCCTGTCGCCTGCCAGGGATGTCGTCATTATCATGGGCGGAGCTATGGGGGCACGATGCTGATTTGTGGAATGCATCCCTACGGCGTGGAGGAGGAAACCTGCGGGGATTGGGAATCGGGATTGTCCGCCGTAAGGGGCGATCGCTAGTAGTTAAAACAGTACTTTTGTACTAAAATAGGAATATCGCAAGCACATAAAACTATGCCGACTTCCACCATTCGCTTCTCTAAAACCACACTACACGACACCGAATTGGGCAAAATTGAAATTCCCAATAAAAAAATTGCGGTTTGGATCAATTTTCTAACCGCCCCTAAGCAGCAAGCCCAAATTATTTCCGCCGATCAGCAGCGCAATGGGTTAATCCTGTATTTCCAAGCCCCAGACAATTTGTACACCTACCTCGATCACCGCATCAACGGAGAACATGCCGACGAACCCCCCTCCAAGGCAAGCCGTCGCGCTAACCACCCAGAACCGCACCCGGTCGCAAGCTAATCTCTATCTCTGCGTTCCAGCACGCAGGCAATTTCCAGAACCTATGCTGTTGCCTCCGCGATCCGATACACGAAATTAAATGTTGCCCAAGCATTGACATCCAGGGCAAAGCTATCGTCAGGAATATCAACCGTGGGGGGCAACGGCTGGCTGGCGTTGTGAATATCTTCTAGAACCGCTTGCGCCACCGCCAGTGGTTGAGATAGTTGGCTAGAGCGGCGAGAACGATTGGTGGCTCGAATAATTTCGGCCAGGATCGTAAAGCTTTGGGTCAGCGGACGACGGCTGAAGATGACGTAGGTTTCCGCAATGCCCGTTGGCTCTTGAATCACCCAAGCCGGCGCCAGGTTGCTTTGGGGTAAGGTCACGATTTCGCCTGCGGGGATGACGCTCGTGTTCAGCACCTGCTGGAAGCCCATAGACGAACTGTCGAGAATAGCCGCCGTGGGATAGAATGCAACGGCATTGCCTACGGTGTCTAGTCCTAATAATAGGAAGTACACAGGGCGATCGCTGTAGTTTTGCAGTCGGTATTGGATGTGACTGCCCGCCTCTAATACTGGAACTTCACCCGTGCTGGTAAATAATTCGGTTAAGCGTCCCTGGGGGAGTTCCCACGGTGCCCGACTGGTTTCCTGCTGCGCCAAAATCCGTTCCTGGGGCGTGACCATTTCCAACACCGCCCGTACACCGAGGCGCGATGATCCGGAATTTTCGGTCAGACGCAACAACTTTGTACTGAGCAGGGTATGGAGTTTGGGAGTAAGACGATTGACAGCAGTTTTCACCGCTTCGTCTGAGTTGGCCATGGTGTTGGGCATAGCGGTGTGCCCCAGATAGAACAAGCCGTATCCTTTACGAGTATTAATTGGTTGGGGATTGGACGGGGTGTCGGCGATCGCCCCCGGTTCACTGGGTAATGATGCGGTCAGGGAGTCGGCGGACGTGTCAATTTTTCCAAATAGACAATCGGCAGGTTGCTCACCACCTACCACGGAGGATACGCCCGGAATCGCGGCAAAGGCGCTAGTGGCATCCACCCGTTCCACTCGTTCTAGACTGTTATCCAGAGCCACGGTCAGCCCCACATTTCGAGGCAGAACCCGCACATACTCGCGAATGGGCTGTCCAGGCTGAAGGATTTGAGCAAGGCGCAACGATTCACTGCTGACGGGACGCACTTTTAATAGCAATCCATCCTGCGATCGCACCTGCACCAGCAATTCAGGATCTGCTGCCGTTTCCGCACTTGGGTCTGCTTGTCTTTCAATGGTTAACAGCGAGTTCACTTCATAGGAACCCAGCAACGGGGCAGGCATTCCAGCAAGCCAGATTTTAATCGTTTTGTTGTCGGCATCGATCGCTTGCACCACGCCATCCGCCCCCATCGGCCAAACGGGCGTTGAGTAGTAGGGCAACAACGATTTTTCAGACGCCTTCAGTCCTGCAATCCAGGGTTGTTGGCGATCGCCCATCACTTGGCTGACCATGCCATCCACGCGGCTCAGGGCTGTTTTTAATGTGGTGTCTGGGGTAGAACGCCATAAATATTGAGTCAGCGCATAGGTGAACAGTCCGGCATTGAATCCCTGCCACTGCCCCTCCACAACGGCTTGTCCTGGATGCGCCGCTGCCAGAACCAACCCCGGCATTTGAGTAAAGGCTGGTATCGTGGTGATCTGAGCTTGGAGCTGTTTGCGCGTTAGTTTAAGATTCGTGAGTAATAATTCTTGCCGTTCGATCGCGTCGCCTCGTAACGTTCCCGTCGGTGTAGCGGGGCGCGATCGCAGGCGGAGGGTTCCCCCTTCGATCTGATCTAGGGGCTGACCGTAGCCGACATCGAAAACGGTGACGATTTGATCCGTCGAGAGCGATCGCAGCAACAGCGCAATCGTATCTTCCAGCAGATCATTAATAACCGGATTCTCTTCGGTGGGTAAAACGCCATCAATGGGCACAAAACTGTTGTACTCCACAATCTGCGTCGGAGCCGCGCTATCCACGACCTTAACCCGACTTCCCAACCCGCTGAAATGAACCACCACAATATCGCCGGGATGTACCTGCCGCGTTAGATGATCCAGAAACGCGGCTTCGATGCCTTCACGCGTGGCCTGTTCATCCGTCACGGTCAAGACATCGCTGGGCTGGAACCCAAACCGAGATACTAACAGTTCTTGCTGGAGCCGCACATCGGTCAAGCAGCCATTTAAAGCGGAACCCCAAGCCGGGGTGCGATCGCTCACCGACTCAGGGTAATGGTTAATGCCAACGAGTAGCGCTAACTTGCGTCGAGCGGGTTGGGCGAGAGCCTGCTGGTACTGAGTCGCGAGGGTAGACAGTCCAACCTGGCTCACTCCAAGGCTGGCTAGCACCACTGCTGACTGCTGAAGAAAGGCTCGTCGCTTCAATCCCACTTCATTTCTCTATGCTTCAACAGGAACCTTCATGACTTTTGCCAGTTCCGCTGCAACTTCAGGACGAGAGAACTCTGGCGGTGGCAATTCACCACGGCGCAGCATCTCCCGTACCTTCGTACCCGACAAATGAATCCGCTGCTCTGGTGTGCTGGGACTGGTCTTTGTCGTCGCCATCGACTGAGTACGAGTGCAGTAGAAAGCATGCTCAAACTTCATTGGAACGATCCCTAAAGCAGCAGGATCAAATTCATCAAAGATGTATTGAGCGTCATATGTTCCATAATAGTCGCCTACGCCCGCATGATCACGTCCAACAATGAAGTGGGTGCAACCATAGTTTTTGCGGATCAGGGCATGGAAAATGGCTTCCCGTGGGCCTGCATAGCGCATCGCGGACGGATTGATCGCCAGAATGACGCGATCGTGGGGGAAGTAGTGCTCCAGCATGATTTCGTAGCAGCGCATCCGCACATCAGCGGGAATGTCGTCGCTCTTGGTGGCACCCACCAGAGGGTGCAGGAACAGACCATCTACCGTTTCCAGCGCACACTTTTGAATGTACTCGTGGGCACGGTGAATCGGGTTTCGGGTTTGGAAGCCCACAACCGTTTTCCAGCCCCGCTCTTTGAACAACTGGCGCGACTCGGCAGGATCAATCTGGTAGGTGGGGAACAGGGGATGGGGATCCCGCTGCATCAACCACACGGGGCCAGCCAGGTTTACAGGCCCTTGCTCGTACACCACTTTTACGCCAGGATGCTTCTCTTCGTTGGTGCGGTAGACGTGAATCGCCTCTTGAAGCTTGTCGTAGTGATACTTCTCGGTCAGTTCTAAAACACCGACAAATCGACCCTCGGCGTCATCCAAGCGAATCTGCATTCCCTCGGTTAGGGGAGCCGCAACCTCTTCGCTGACGGATAGGGTCACGGGGATTGCCCAGGGGAGACCGTTTGCCAGATGCATCTCCTGGACTACGGCGTTGTAGTCCTTCTGACCCATGAAGCCATCCAAGGGGCTAAATCCACCGATCGCAATCATTTCCAGATCAGAAACAGCCCGCTGATCGATGGTGATTCGAGGTAAGCTGTCGGCCTTGCTCAGAAACTCTGCTCGCTGGTCGGGCGTAGCAATTCGGTTAATTAACGTTCCGCCATGGGGCGCAATACCCGTGTATTGACTCAAGATCTTTCCCTCTCCGCGTCAACGACTGTAGTTACTAAAAAGAATATAAAGAAAACGTAACATCTAGGGGTACCCAGTTGTAAATTCGTAGACTAATTCATACGGCTTTTGCACTGGATACATCTAGGAATAAATCCTAATGCGAATCCAATGCAGTTTTACCTAGATCCGGTAACTTTACCAAATTCTCATGCTGGGTGTGTTGACGCGAGAGGCTCAATAATGCCGCCACCGAGCAGTATTGAATTGCTCTCTAAGTCATACCAAACGGCAGCTTGCCCTGGCGTAATACTGAACTGAGGGTCGTCGAACACAATCTTGACCCGATCATCTCCACCATCGGAAGAAAAAGGAACAATGGTGGCTGGAACTGCAGGCGAACGATATCGGATTTGTGCCGCTGCCCGAATCGGCGTTGTCGGAGGGACGATCGCTACCCAGTTCACCCGCTTGACTGTACATTCGGGATGGAAGGCACTGGCGCGATCGCCCACAATCACCTGATTACGTCCCACATTAAAGCCAATCACATACAGCGGATGGGAAGCCGCAACACCCAATCCCTTGCGTTGACCGATGGTGTAATTGTGAATGCCTGTGTGGTGTCCTAAGACTTTCCCCGACTGATCGACAATGTCTCCGGGCTTGGGGGCAAGGTACTGTTCCAGGAAGGTTTGCATGGAACCGTGGGCTTCAATGAGGCAGAGATCTTGGCTTTCCGGTTTCTCCGCTGTGGACAAGCCAAACTCCGCTGCCAGACGGCGGGTTTCCACCTTGGTATGCTCTCCCAACGGAAATAGCGTCCCTGCCAGGAGATCTTGGGTGAGGTCGTAGAGGAAATAGGACTGATCTTTGATCCTATCGATGGCGCGTAGAAGCTGGTAGCGATCGCTCGCCGCATCATACTTGATCCGGGCGTAGTGACCCGTGGCAATTTTGGGAACACCGAGTTCCTCCTGGGCATAGCGCAGCATGGGGCCAAATTTGACAGCGCGATTGCACTGGGAGCAAGGGAGAGGAGTCACTCCTGCTTCATACCCAGACACCAGATAATCCACGATGTTTTCCTGAAACGTATCGCGGATATCGACAATTAAATGTTCAACGCCGAGTTGTTCACAAATTCGCGCCGCATCCACCATGCCATCTGAGCAGCACTGACCTTTCCCCTTCATTAGCCAAAGGGTTAGACCAATCACGTCATATCCTTGATGGTGCAAGCTAGCGGCGGCAACAGAACTGTCTACGCCTCCCGATAGCCCAACGACGACTTTTTCCATGAATGCAGCATTAACTCAGTGCTCGAGAACAGCTTTATTCTAGCGTCTCAACCCGGAAGTTATTCCCATTCCGAGTAGTAGTCACCACTGTAAGGCTGGACGCCAATCGCTGGGTATGAGCTGGTTGACTGACATAATCTTTTCTAGTAGGTTGGGTGAAACACCGTGGAACCCAACTCTAGCCTTTATTCTGTTGGGTTACGCTAGCGCTCACCCAACCTACGAGAGAATCAGGGTTGTGTGAGTTTTGTCAGTCAATCAGTGCTTAGTCTGTAATTGATTACAGTCCCTTGTCCGCACTGCTTGGCAGCTTCATTCGTAGAAATTAAAAATCTTTACGCTTTTGATGAGTCCACCGTGCGAAGTTTCGTTATAATTCGGGTTGACATCTTAGAGAACCCTACCCGTGGTGAAATAATTGCTCTGTTTTTGGTGTTTTGCGCTATTGGTGGAAAGGCGGTGCTACGGAGATTGGGTAGCCTTATAGATTGTGCACCCGATTATTACTGCACTGCGGGTTGGGCGAATGTCTCAAAGCAGATGCTTTAAAGCTGTTACCGAGAAAAAGGTTGCCATGCCATGATGTACCGACGAAACTCAACGATTCGTATTGTGGAATCGGTTTTTGTTCCCTCCTTTGGGTTTGAGGGCAGGGCAGGTGTTCTGAGTTGGCGGCGTTGGGCGATCGCCACTTCAATCGGTCTGGGTGCGCTGGTCGGTACGGCACCGGAGGCGATCGCTAATCCATTGCCAGAATCCTTTCCAGACGGAGAGCTGATCGCGCAGCAAATCGTCGAGGGTTTGCCGCCACCCCCACCCATCCTAGGTGTACCCAGCACTCCTGTTAATCTTTCGGCTAACTCGAACAATCTCTATCTCGTTTATGTCAATGGAGATAGTCCCCTGCTCCTCGATCAAGTGCGGCGGGTATCCACAGACGCATCGGTGCAAGACTATCAAGGGCAACCCGTGATTCAGGCCGGAATTTTTGAAGAGCCAACCTACGCCCAGCAACAGGTATCGGCATTGGAAGCGCAGGGCATTATGGCAGAGGTTGCTGAAGTCCCCGAAGCATGGTTTGAGCCTGCCCTCCCTGCCCAAACTCCGGTAGAAGTACAAACGGCGACCGTTTCTGTGCCACTGCCACCAGTCGTGGTTCCCCCACCAGAAATGATTC includes:
- a CDS encoding DUF4327 family protein — translated: MLNTTAYSIDTIRDEVRHLTEQKVLDRHQPIYTTLCRYFPSREWVCIECELEQNDFLMRDRIGDLIGQETWGDD
- a CDS encoding antibiotic biosynthesis monooxygenase, translating into MNDFQDFLTRDCAYVAIGEFKPGKFAEARILYEEAVSTYADGFKGAYLLQEPGSDRGISIILWKSVEDMEANQTEVYNAILKKMAPLFAQTPETQIYEVMCAVHP
- the mnmA gene encoding tRNA 2-thiouridine(34) synthase MnmA — translated: MEKVVVGLSGGVDSSVAAASLHHQGYDVIGLTLWLMKGKGQCCSDGMVDAARICEQLGVEHLIVDIRDTFQENIVDYLVSGYEAGVTPLPCSQCNRAVKFGPMLRYAQEELGVPKIATGHYARIKYDAASDRYQLLRAIDRIKDQSYFLYDLTQDLLAGTLFPLGEHTKVETRRLAAEFGLSTAEKPESQDLCLIEAHGSMQTFLEQYLAPKPGDIVDQSGKVLGHHTGIHNYTIGQRKGLGVAASHPLYVIGFNVGRNQVIVGDRASAFHPECTVKRVNWVAIVPPTTPIRAAAQIRYRSPAVPATIVPFSSDGGDDRVKIVFDDPQFSITPGQAAVWYDLESNSILLGGGIIEPLASTHPA
- a CDS encoding caspase family protein — encoded protein: MGLKRRAFLQQSAVVLASLGVSQVGLSTLATQYQQALAQPARRKLALLVGINHYPESVSDRTPAWGSALNGCLTDVRLQQELLVSRFGFQPSDVLTVTDEQATREGIEAAFLDHLTRQVHPGDIVVVHFSGLGSRVKVVDSAAPTQIVEYNSFVPIDGVLPTEENPVINDLLEDTIALLLRSLSTDQIVTVFDVGYGQPLDQIEGGTLRLRSRPATPTGTLRGDAIERQELLLTNLKLTRKQLQAQITTIPAFTQMPGLVLAAAHPGQAVVEGQWQGFNAGLFTYALTQYLWRSTPDTTLKTALSRVDGMVSQVMGDRQQPWIAGLKASEKSLLPYYSTPVWPMGADGVVQAIDADNKTIKIWLAGMPAPLLGSYEVNSLLTIERQADPSAETAADPELLVQVRSQDGLLLKVRPVSSESLRLAQILQPGQPIREYVRVLPRNVGLTVALDNSLERVERVDATSAFAAIPGVSSVVGGEQPADCLFGKIDTSADSLTASLPSEPGAIADTPSNPQPINTRKGYGLFYLGHTAMPNTMANSDEAVKTAVNRLTPKLHTLLSTKLLRLTENSGSSRLGVRAVLEMVTPQERILAQQETSRAPWELPQGRLTELFTSTGEVPVLEAGSHIQYRLQNYSDRPVYFLLLGLDTVGNAVAFYPTAAILDSSSMGFQQVLNTSVIPAGEIVTLPQSNLAPAWVIQEPTGIAETYVIFSRRPLTQSFTILAEIIRATNRSRRSSQLSQPLAVAQAVLEDIHNASQPLPPTVDIPDDSFALDVNAWATFNFVYRIAEATA
- the sat gene encoding sulfate adenylyltransferase, whose translation is MSQYTGIAPHGGTLINRIATPDQRAEFLSKADSLPRITIDQRAVSDLEMIAIGGFSPLDGFMGQKDYNAVVQEMHLANGLPWAIPVTLSVSEEVAAPLTEGMQIRLDDAEGRFVGVLELTEKYHYDKLQEAIHVYRTNEEKHPGVKVVYEQGPVNLAGPVWLMQRDPHPLFPTYQIDPAESRQLFKERGWKTVVGFQTRNPIHRAHEYIQKCALETVDGLFLHPLVGATKSDDIPADVRMRCYEIMLEHYFPHDRVILAINPSAMRYAGPREAIFHALIRKNYGCTHFIVGRDHAGVGDYYGTYDAQYIFDEFDPAALGIVPMKFEHAFYCTRTQSMATTKTSPSTPEQRIHLSGTKVREMLRRGELPPPEFSRPEVAAELAKVMKVPVEA
- a CDS encoding rhodanese-related sulfurtransferase; translation: MAIAIITFYKFVSLPDYAEQRDVLHSLCDQQGVKGTILLAEEGINGTLAGSPEAIDTVLATLREDSRFADLDWKRSLADKMPFERLKVKLKREIVTFGVPEANPTHLVGTYVEPQDWNALISDPEVVVIDTRNEYEVAIGTFQRAKNPSTRSFREFPDYVQQTLDPTKHRKVAMFCTGGIRCEKASSYMLSQGFEEVYHLKGGILKYLEEVPPDESLWQGECFVFDQRVAVQHGVAPGSYDSCRGCGRPISEADKIHPDYEEGVCCAHCAGSLTDEQKAGHRERMRQLRYAGRSPAH